A portion of the Leptospira broomii serovar Hurstbridge str. 5399 genome contains these proteins:
- a CDS encoding ABC transporter ATP-binding protein, protein MKKLRSKSEEFVVFRTVGLAKIYDMGEIKVQALTDINLKFLKSEFVVMLGPSGSGKSTLLNILGGLDTPTSGEAYFNNQPLQTDRDEDLTEFRRKYIGFVFQFYNLIPSLTAEENVQLVTDISSNPMRPMEALDLVGLADRKDHFPAQLSGGEQQRVAIARAIVKKPEILLCDEPTGALDFTTGKIVLDAISKINRELGTTTIIITHNVGIAAIADRVVEMRDGRIISDKLNKNKLSTASLHW, encoded by the coding sequence ATGAAGAAACTCCGGTCGAAATCAGAGGAATTCGTCGTATTCAGAACCGTAGGATTGGCAAAAATTTATGATATGGGAGAAATCAAAGTTCAAGCTCTTACGGACATCAATTTAAAATTCCTAAAATCGGAGTTTGTAGTCATGTTGGGACCAAGCGGAAGCGGCAAATCGACTCTATTGAATATCCTGGGTGGATTGGATACCCCCACGTCAGGGGAAGCTTATTTTAATAATCAACCTTTGCAGACAGATAGGGACGAGGATCTTACGGAATTCCGAAGAAAATACATAGGATTTGTATTCCAATTTTATAATCTTATTCCGAGCTTAACTGCGGAGGAGAATGTGCAGTTGGTTACCGATATCTCTTCAAATCCGATGAGACCGATGGAGGCGTTGGACTTAGTCGGTCTTGCGGATCGAAAGGACCATTTTCCTGCTCAGCTTTCCGGAGGAGAGCAACAGAGAGTCGCAATCGCTCGGGCGATCGTAAAGAAGCCCGAAATTCTGCTATGCGACGAGCCCACAGGAGCCCTGGATTTTACTACCGGAAAAATCGTCCTGGATGCCATATCTAAAATCAACAGAGAATTAGGGACAACTACGATTATTATTACTCACAATGTCGGAATCGCAGCGATAGCGGATCGCGTAGTTGAAATGAGGGATGGAAGAATCATTTCGGACAAATTAAATAAGAATAAACTTTCCACGGCTAGCCTGCATTGGTGA
- a CDS encoding methyl-accepting chemotaxis protein gives MKKAGLKFILIGWSVGIIAILTSLIAGTAYFLGSKKITEHYQDQMRTVAKIVAMDFDNFLISHANMAQTLAADERTIQSIQSGRPLASSYFKEIFDRYKVYENIFIYGSGPDSFVVADSLDGKTLGYGKTPEQREDLRNFFNSLQNQKISISRAKKSPISGNSVVVLSTPIRRNGVFIGVLCIALSLGSISEQLIANAQLGREGYVSIVEQEGRIIAHKVKDLILKVDISKESFGEKLMSLKDGEIMQFYFGGQDRFATLKRLDHWKLNVVAVQPFGEISDSLNELILGIFLVSIMIASASGIFLYRLLNKRLSPLSSVSRVLKRMSDGDLTEQIDAHYKDEIGIMSRDMNSFIKTIAGSLKNVQHIAIDLATSANQLSASSQSFATVAQSTAASSEQMSATTEEMSAGMENIADKVKNQFENIHDFHSKIKDLSKGVRKIGTEIQNSLEKANTISSEAKKGEESLVLMDSTLNNILKSSEQMSEIIHIINEISDQTQLLSLNAAIEAARAGGAGKGFAVVADEISKLSEKTASSIKSISVMLGKNKSELTNGVNGVRSSVETIHNIIANIDAMADDMQHLYDITSAQESLNVEVDKQSDKIGAEAEAVKLSIQEQKRAVREITEVIFRWNEEALGTASSSEEVSATSMSLSSNAETLKKIADQFKIHN, from the coding sequence ATGAAAAAGGCAGGTCTCAAATTCATTTTAATAGGTTGGAGTGTCGGCATAATAGCGATTCTGACTTCTTTGATCGCAGGAACCGCCTATTTCTTAGGCAGTAAGAAAATTACGGAACATTATCAGGATCAGATGAGAACAGTAGCGAAAATAGTCGCAATGGACTTCGATAATTTTCTAATATCACACGCAAATATGGCCCAAACGCTGGCAGCGGACGAACGTACTATTCAGTCGATTCAAAGCGGAAGGCCGCTCGCGAGTTCATACTTTAAGGAAATTTTCGATCGTTATAAAGTATATGAGAACATCTTTATATACGGTTCTGGCCCCGATTCATTTGTAGTCGCGGACTCTTTGGACGGAAAAACTTTGGGATACGGTAAAACACCGGAGCAGAGGGAAGACCTTCGGAATTTTTTCAATTCGTTGCAAAATCAAAAAATTTCGATAAGCCGTGCTAAAAAATCCCCTATTAGCGGAAATTCAGTCGTAGTGTTATCGACTCCAATCCGTCGGAACGGAGTTTTTATCGGCGTACTTTGCATTGCACTTTCATTAGGAAGTATTTCTGAACAGCTTATTGCAAACGCTCAATTGGGAAGGGAAGGATACGTTTCCATCGTGGAGCAGGAAGGCCGGATCATCGCACATAAAGTTAAGGACTTAATTTTGAAAGTGGATATTTCAAAGGAGAGTTTCGGAGAAAAGTTGATGTCATTAAAAGACGGCGAAATAATGCAATTTTACTTCGGTGGCCAGGATCGTTTCGCCACACTTAAACGCCTGGATCACTGGAAATTGAATGTGGTGGCAGTTCAACCGTTCGGAGAAATATCGGATTCGTTAAACGAACTTATCCTGGGAATCTTTTTAGTTTCGATAATGATTGCCTCCGCCTCGGGGATATTTCTTTATCGTTTGCTGAATAAGAGATTAAGCCCTTTGAGCTCCGTAAGTCGAGTGCTTAAAAGAATGTCGGACGGAGATCTGACCGAACAAATTGATGCACATTATAAGGACGAGATCGGAATCATGAGCCGGGATATGAATTCGTTCATAAAAACGATCGCAGGTTCATTGAAGAATGTTCAGCATATTGCGATAGATTTGGCGACATCGGCTAATCAATTGAGTGCTTCTTCCCAATCGTTTGCAACTGTAGCGCAGTCCACCGCGGCCTCCTCCGAACAAATGTCCGCGACGACCGAAGAGATGAGCGCAGGTATGGAAAATATCGCGGACAAAGTGAAAAACCAATTCGAGAACATCCATGATTTTCATTCCAAAATAAAGGACTTATCCAAGGGCGTGAGGAAAATCGGTACGGAAATTCAAAACTCTTTGGAAAAAGCCAATACGATTTCATCGGAAGCCAAAAAAGGAGAAGAGTCTTTGGTATTGATGGATTCCACTTTAAATAATATTCTTAAATCATCCGAGCAGATGTCGGAAATCATACATATAATCAACGAAATCTCCGATCAAACGCAGCTACTCTCCTTAAACGCAGCCATCGAAGCAGCTAGGGCCGGTGGGGCAGGGAAAGGGTTTGCAGTAGTTGCGGACGAAATTTCGAAGCTTTCCGAAAAAACGGCCTCTTCGATAAAGTCCATCTCGGTAATGCTGGGAAAGAATAAATCCGAATTAACGAACGGCGTAAACGGGGTGAGGTCATCGGTGGAAACGATTCATAATATAATTGCTAACATAGACGCGATGGCGGACGATATGCAGCACCTTTATGATATCACTTCCGCGCAAGAATCGCTGAATGTGGAGGTGGATAAACAATCCGATAAGATCGGGGCAGAGGCCGAGGCCGTAAAACTTTCGATCCAAGAGCAAAAAAGGGCGGTACGCGAAATTACGGAAGTCATATTTCGCTGGAACGAAGAGGCCTTAGGCACCGCTTCCAGTTCGGAGGAAGTTTCAGCGACGTCTATGAGCCTCTCTTCGAATGCCGAAACGTTGAAAAAGATCGCGGATCAATTTAAGATTCATAATTGA
- a CDS encoding efflux RND transporter periplasmic adaptor subunit translates to MNLKETALSIYHNKKTRIALAVVLLILIAWSFLRPKPVVSEKAAVRRGNYEQIVEEEGTTRVKEKFTLYSPVTGILLRVDKHIGDRVAKGDTVAVVKWDYDRKVLAPISGTILAIQRESEGPISMGAPILDIGNTKNLEISCELLTQDSVHVHPGDPVQINGWGGDSIPGKVRLIEPSAFTKISSLGVEEQRVRVIIDFASPPEMGDSFKIKAKIISFRKENVLILPSAALFRDGEDWAVFQVLKRKAKKVHVQIGARSGKSSLLLSGLKDGDEVILYPNEEIREGVIVE, encoded by the coding sequence ATGAATTTAAAAGAAACAGCTTTATCCATCTATCATAATAAAAAAACCAGAATTGCCCTCGCAGTCGTTTTACTGATCCTCATTGCATGGTCTTTTTTGAGACCGAAACCTGTGGTCTCGGAAAAAGCAGCCGTCCGCCGAGGAAACTACGAGCAAATCGTGGAGGAAGAAGGAACGACTCGAGTCAAGGAAAAGTTCACTTTGTATTCTCCTGTAACGGGAATTCTCCTCAGAGTCGATAAACATATCGGAGACAGGGTCGCAAAGGGCGACACCGTCGCCGTCGTCAAATGGGATTACGACAGAAAGGTCTTAGCGCCGATTTCGGGAACGATTCTGGCGATCCAAAGGGAAAGCGAAGGCCCCATATCGATGGGCGCTCCTATTTTAGATATTGGTAATACAAAGAATTTGGAAATTTCTTGTGAACTTTTAACCCAAGACAGTGTGCATGTGCATCCCGGTGATCCAGTCCAAATAAACGGATGGGGAGGAGATTCGATTCCGGGAAAAGTAAGGCTGATCGAGCCTTCAGCATTCACTAAGATTTCCTCGTTAGGCGTCGAAGAACAAAGGGTTCGAGTAATCATAGATTTCGCATCGCCTCCGGAAATGGGCGATTCGTTTAAAATTAAAGCTAAAATCATTTCCTTCCGAAAGGAAAACGTCCTGATTCTTCCGAGCGCAGCTCTCTTTAGAGACGGCGAGGATTGGGCTGTCTTTCAAGTCCTTAAAAGGAAGGCGAAAAAAGTGCATGTCCAAATCGGGGCTCGGAGTGGAAAATCCTCACTGTTACTAAGCGGTTTAAAGGACGGTGACGAAGTTATTCTATATCCGAATGAAGAGATTCGAGAAGGCGTGATTGTGGAATAA
- a CDS encoding SRPBCC family protein, whose protein sequence is MNKESVIKEITVKASTPRVWKAITNKDEMKKWYFDLPTFKPEVGFEFQFAAGLDEKKYVHLCKITEVVEGLKIAYSWRYEGYAGESYVTFELFPEGDSTRIRLTHSGLETFPSQNPDLKRDNFVAGWTQIIEKQLKEFLDLSIGKS, encoded by the coding sequence ATGAATAAGGAATCCGTAATTAAAGAAATAACGGTGAAGGCATCGACTCCTCGAGTATGGAAAGCGATAACTAATAAAGACGAAATGAAAAAATGGTATTTCGATTTACCTACTTTCAAGCCCGAAGTCGGCTTCGAATTTCAGTTCGCTGCCGGTTTGGATGAAAAGAAATATGTCCATTTATGCAAAATCACGGAAGTCGTCGAAGGTCTGAAAATTGCATATAGTTGGCGCTATGAAGGATACGCGGGAGAATCCTATGTAACCTTTGAGCTATTTCCCGAAGGTGACTCGACGCGAATTCGTTTGACGCATTCCGGTTTAGAAACATTTCCGAGCCAGAATCCGGATTTAAAACGGGATAATTTCGTAGCCGGATGGACTCAGATAATCGAAAAACAGTTAAAAGAATTCTTAGATTTATCGATCGGGAAAAGTTAG
- a CDS encoding ABC transporter permease, producing the protein MVKTLDKKVFREFLALKSQAITITLVVASGIAVFLTSLSAYNSLLNARDRFYADYSLAQGFVSLNKAPNSILSEISKIPGVAASEGRIVKDVVLDFETESVPSGGRVISLTEGLSTLALTHGALPKNKDEVVISDAFAATNLLKVNSKIVAILEGQRKILIVAGIALSPEFVYVFRPSNFLPDDKHYGILWMQRENAEDIFNMQGAINDIVFNFTPDADKNFVLKEVDRLLEPYGGLGSYDRDKLPSHSFLRDKFKQLKTTAFSLPLIFLGVAAFLLHIVSTRIISKQREQIATLKAIGYGNTAIGLHYLKIISLISLLGSVLGIAFGIYLGTKMVALYGEYFKFPKLQFVLDPSLIFQGILIGFAAGGVGSLLSVRNAIMLQPAQAMRPPIPESYSRNFLEGYIKNFSAIYRIMLRNLTRRPGRTFLSILGVSCSVMIMILGLFTRDTMDYILKVQFEYLQRDSVTLNFLNAVSSHSIIEVADKDGVLSAEGFRTVPIRIIFGNLNKELLLMGLPENSELRKLMNETGDFVSPPGDGVLLNAKVAKKLGIKKGDRLQLEILEGKRETAEVEVTGMIDEILGQGAYMEKSSVNRLLREGDLINLMALRTDSLKEEQLLNELKNYPKISGVSTRERTLKIFYDTISKSVIAAAVIIIIFACIISVGVVYNTALIVLSERVFELGSLRILGFTKEEVFMILSGELAIEILLSIPLGCLFGYGFGYALLSTIQTEGFKIPLYISEKTYFIAIMTVLATSAISFWILYLKVKSMDLISVLKIRE; encoded by the coding sequence TTGGTGAAAACGTTAGATAAGAAAGTATTTAGGGAATTTTTAGCTTTAAAATCCCAAGCAATCACGATCACACTTGTTGTCGCCTCCGGTATCGCCGTATTTCTCACCTCTTTAAGCGCTTACAACTCTCTACTAAACGCTCGCGATCGCTTTTACGCAGACTATTCTCTTGCACAAGGATTCGTATCGCTTAACAAAGCCCCGAATTCAATTCTTTCGGAAATTTCGAAAATACCGGGCGTTGCAGCTTCGGAAGGTAGAATTGTAAAAGACGTCGTCCTGGACTTTGAAACCGAGTCAGTCCCGAGCGGAGGAAGAGTTATCAGCTTAACAGAAGGACTCAGTACGTTAGCGCTTACACATGGCGCTCTCCCAAAGAATAAGGACGAAGTAGTTATCAGCGATGCATTCGCCGCGACTAATCTGTTAAAAGTTAATTCTAAAATAGTGGCGATATTAGAAGGGCAGAGAAAAATCCTGATCGTTGCCGGAATCGCCCTCTCCCCCGAATTCGTCTACGTATTTCGCCCTTCTAATTTCCTCCCTGACGATAAGCACTATGGAATCCTGTGGATGCAAAGGGAAAATGCGGAAGATATTTTTAATATGCAGGGGGCAATCAATGATATAGTCTTTAATTTCACTCCGGATGCGGATAAGAATTTCGTATTAAAGGAAGTGGACCGACTATTAGAACCTTATGGAGGATTAGGCTCTTACGACAGGGACAAACTTCCATCTCACTCGTTTTTGCGGGATAAGTTTAAACAATTAAAAACCACTGCGTTCTCCCTGCCGTTGATTTTCCTGGGAGTCGCCGCTTTCCTACTTCATATAGTTTCCACTAGAATTATTTCCAAACAAAGAGAACAGATTGCCACCCTAAAGGCGATCGGGTACGGCAATACTGCGATCGGACTGCATTACTTAAAAATAATATCCTTAATCAGCTTATTGGGTTCAGTTTTGGGAATCGCCTTCGGTATTTACTTAGGAACCAAAATGGTAGCTCTCTACGGCGAGTATTTTAAATTTCCGAAATTACAATTTGTGTTGGATCCAAGTTTGATTTTCCAGGGAATTCTAATCGGTTTTGCTGCGGGGGGCGTTGGATCGTTGCTTTCCGTAAGAAATGCAATCATGCTCCAACCCGCACAAGCGATGAGACCGCCGATTCCGGAATCGTATTCCCGAAATTTTCTGGAAGGGTATATAAAAAATTTCTCCGCAATATATCGAATCATGTTAAGAAATTTAACGAGGAGACCCGGTAGGACGTTCCTATCGATTTTAGGAGTTTCCTGCTCCGTAATGATCATGATCCTAGGTTTGTTCACTCGCGATACGATGGATTACATTCTAAAAGTTCAGTTCGAGTACTTACAAAGGGATTCGGTCACTCTTAATTTTTTGAACGCAGTTTCATCGCATTCGATAATTGAAGTAGCGGATAAAGATGGAGTCTTATCGGCGGAAGGCTTTAGAACGGTTCCGATCCGAATCATATTCGGAAATTTGAATAAAGAACTTCTGCTTATGGGCCTTCCTGAGAATTCCGAATTAAGAAAATTGATGAACGAAACGGGAGACTTTGTATCTCCACCGGGAGACGGAGTTCTACTTAATGCGAAAGTTGCTAAGAAGCTTGGAATCAAAAAAGGGGATCGCTTACAGCTGGAAATTTTAGAAGGTAAGCGCGAAACTGCAGAGGTGGAAGTAACCGGAATGATAGACGAGATACTGGGTCAAGGCGCGTATATGGAAAAATCGTCGGTAAATAGATTGCTCCGAGAAGGAGATCTCATAAACTTAATGGCGCTTCGCACCGATTCCCTCAAGGAGGAACAGTTATTAAACGAACTAAAAAATTATCCTAAAATTTCCGGCGTCTCAACTCGGGAAAGAACGCTGAAAATATTTTATGATACCATATCCAAAAGCGTTATCGCGGCTGCCGTCATAATAATTATTTTCGCTTGCATCATTTCTGTCGGAGTGGTTTATAATACCGCCTTAATCGTGCTATCGGAACGAGTCTTCGAATTAGGCAGCCTACGAATCCTGGGGTTTACTAAAGAGGAAGTCTTCATGATCCTATCGGGAGAACTCGCTATAGAAATTCTCCTCTCTATACCCTTGGGTTGCTTATTCGGATACGGTTTCGGTTATGCGTTGCTAAGCACGATTCAAACCGAAGGATTTAAAATCCCTCTGTATATCTCCGAGAAAACGTATTTCATCGCAATCATGACGGTTCTCGCCACGTCTGCGATCAGCTTTTGGATACTTTATTTAAAAGTGAAATCGATGGACTTAATTTCCGTTTTAAAAATAAGAGAATAA
- a CDS encoding zinc ribbon domain-containing protein — protein sequence MSEKCKSCASCGMPLENKEDFALGDPSQIYCRYCTDPTGKLLPFQTILAMNAKQFEESQGITEEASIRMARDILRNQPAWKGLGV from the coding sequence ATGAGTGAGAAATGCAAATCATGCGCCTCCTGCGGGATGCCGCTTGAAAATAAGGAAGACTTTGCATTAGGGGATCCGTCGCAGATCTATTGTAGATACTGTACTGACCCGACGGGAAAACTTCTTCCTTTCCAGACAATTCTTGCAATGAATGCAAAGCAATTCGAGGAATCGCAGGGAATCACCGAGGAAGCGTCAATACGAATGGCTAGAGACATTCTTAGGAATCAACCGGCCTGGAAAGGACTAGGCGTTTAG
- a CDS encoding Crp/Fnr family transcriptional regulator, with the protein MEPTELYFITEQDAAQIYRENEGIVEYLREFAMERFDAYMVLFLSRIRDSPEQRYLNLVKQQPDILTRVPQHYIASYLGITPVSLSRIRNRVWKEHKL; encoded by the coding sequence TTGGAACCTACCGAATTATACTTCATAACCGAACAAGATGCCGCCCAGATTTATAGAGAGAATGAAGGGATTGTCGAATATTTACGTGAATTCGCCATGGAACGCTTCGATGCATATATGGTGCTTTTCTTATCGAGAATTAGGGACAGTCCCGAACAACGATATTTGAATTTGGTTAAACAACAACCTGATATTCTGACTCGAGTTCCCCAGCATTATATAGCGTCTTATTTGGGAATCACTCCCGTTTCCTTAAGCAGGATTAGAAACCGAGTTTGGAAGGAGCATAAATTATAA
- a CDS encoding cysteine rich repeat-containing protein: protein MKSFYFFTLIIPIYFAIDAAPKKEPPLGLCQKEIGTFCQDRNILNQLMECLKKDESRLSSSCKHQLGSLIEEFKTKMESCKDDRAKFCRWVVPGGGRIIKCLKDRETEISTFCKETLKELYKPLN from the coding sequence ATGAAATCGTTCTATTTCTTTACACTGATTATCCCTATTTACTTCGCGATCGATGCGGCCCCGAAAAAGGAACCTCCATTGGGTCTCTGTCAAAAAGAAATAGGGACTTTTTGTCAAGATCGAAACATCCTGAATCAACTCATGGAATGTTTAAAAAAGGACGAATCCAGATTATCTTCCTCCTGCAAGCATCAATTAGGATCGCTTATCGAAGAATTCAAAACTAAAATGGAATCATGCAAAGATGATCGAGCCAAATTCTGTCGATGGGTGGTTCCCGGAGGAGGTCGAATTATAAAATGCTTAAAAGATCGTGAAACCGAAATTTCCACCTTCTGCAAGGAGACTTTAAAAGAGTTGTATAAACCGCTCAACTGA
- a CDS encoding ArsR/SmtB family transcription factor, whose protein sequence is MRRDVFQAIADPTRREIIRLLSVKPLTLNGVTANFEISRPSISKHIKILQECGLITIKQSGRERYCEANLKKLKEVFDWVEFYRRFWDKKLLSLKDYLESEE, encoded by the coding sequence ATGAGACGAGACGTATTTCAAGCAATTGCCGATCCTACAAGGCGAGAGATCATTCGCTTGCTTTCCGTAAAACCCCTAACTTTGAACGGAGTGACTGCTAATTTCGAAATAAGTAGGCCTTCCATATCGAAGCATATTAAAATACTCCAGGAATGCGGACTAATAACGATCAAGCAAAGCGGTCGCGAACGGTATTGTGAAGCTAATTTGAAAAAACTGAAAGAAGTCTTCGACTGGGTGGAGTTCTACCGCAGATTTTGGGACAAAAAACTACTTTCTTTAAAAGATTATTTGGAGAGCGAAGAATGA
- a CDS encoding TetR/AcrR family transcriptional regulator, which translates to MIPLTRHEQKEKTRQNLIETSRNLFAKEGISATTTANIAKTLQISHGTVFLHFPVREDLILAVIDDFGHSLSDELRVNLEQESGIKGILTAHIKVLSEFEDFYYRLLTEMHSLPETVKGTIFMLNAAVSKKLYAAAEPLMSRGEIKKMERQLLFNTWMALLHYYIVNREHLGKTSPILKEKGNYLLKHFLNLIYV; encoded by the coding sequence ATGATTCCTCTAACTCGACACGAACAAAAGGAAAAAACTAGGCAGAACCTGATCGAAACTTCCCGGAACCTATTTGCCAAGGAAGGAATCTCGGCGACGACTACCGCAAATATCGCAAAGACGCTGCAGATTTCTCACGGCACTGTTTTCCTTCACTTTCCCGTTCGTGAAGATTTAATCTTAGCGGTAATCGACGATTTTGGACATTCGCTTTCGGACGAACTCAGAGTCAACTTAGAGCAAGAATCCGGAATCAAAGGGATATTAACGGCGCATATCAAAGTGCTAAGCGAATTCGAAGACTTTTATTACCGCTTACTTACGGAAATGCATTCTTTACCGGAAACCGTAAAGGGAACGATTTTTATGTTAAACGCCGCCGTTTCGAAGAAATTGTATGCGGCTGCCGAACCTCTAATGAGTCGCGGAGAAATCAAAAAAATGGAACGGCAACTCTTGTTCAATACCTGGATGGCACTACTTCACTATTATATCGTAAATAGGGAACATCTAGGTAAGACGTCTCCTATTCTAAAGGAGAAGGGAAACTACCTACTCAAGCATTTTCTAAATTTAATTTATGTGTAG
- a CDS encoding cyclic nucleotide-binding domain-containing protein, producing MINLHLIEEIKRKIPELEKNWSKYEPKFREMKIPAKTVLIRKGEFTKTIYIVKKGCLRLWFDGQGKDITIGFFFENRPSYLHL from the coding sequence ATGATCAATCTACATTTAATCGAGGAGATTAAGAGAAAAATCCCGGAATTAGAAAAGAATTGGTCGAAATACGAGCCCAAGTTTCGGGAGATGAAGATTCCCGCTAAAACCGTTTTGATCCGGAAGGGAGAATTTACAAAAACGATATATATCGTTAAGAAAGGTTGTCTTCGCTTGTGGTTTGACGGCCAAGGAAAGGACATTACCATCGGGTTTTTCTTTGAAAATAGACCTTCTTACCTCCATTTATAG
- a CDS encoding hybrid sensor histidine kinase/response regulator, whose translation MQECEEQTSSGKDGKDCDPPYVETPHPSTGEADSFDKTLIENELRFHTAMYHSPHGFAIVSPNGRWISVNPALCKIVGYSEEELQETDFQSITHPQDLEEDYNLVQELLSGKLDSYRREKRYRHKDGHYLWIQLDVSLVRKNGVPNYFVAQIQEISERKQAEKALRESEERFRQLAETIDEIFWMRDAETNRLLYVSPAYERIWGRSVESLFQNPDSWLDSIHSDDLHLVFPNIRKQNEQGGMNEKFRIVRADGSERWIRAHSFKVIGSDGKVDRIVGVARDVTKQHELEKQLAHSQRMESIGSLAGGVAHDFNNILTVIMGFSSILEQNKYDPQKIMQSVEVIRNTAERGASLVKQLLTLARKSESFFQLISLNEVVREALNIAKSTFPKSILIEADFQSDPIRINADYTQIHQIFINLILNAKDAMQKGGKLTIGMKEVDRASFSSEDPIVSQKRFALLEISDTGIGMNEETKRRIFDPFFTTKALGKGTGLGLSLVEGIVENHKGFITVESVLGQGTKFSIYLPVETQKPKSLRTLDKVENARHGNGEWILLIEDEEMILEPLTNYLSHFGYNLLSAKDGEEALSVFSANRDKIQVVLCDLNLPKVNGIEVLRKLRSMDSSKTLILASGYIDPQLRPEIENIGLKYTIQKPYKFEEILRILREI comes from the coding sequence ATGCAAGAATGCGAAGAACAAACTTCGAGCGGTAAGGATGGTAAGGATTGCGATCCTCCATATGTGGAGACGCCGCACCCTTCTACCGGAGAAGCGGATTCTTTCGATAAAACTCTTATTGAAAACGAGCTTAGATTCCATACGGCAATGTACCACTCCCCTCACGGCTTCGCAATCGTTTCCCCCAACGGAAGATGGATCAGCGTAAATCCCGCGTTATGCAAAATAGTCGGATATTCGGAAGAGGAACTGCAAGAAACCGATTTTCAATCAATCACTCATCCTCAAGATTTGGAAGAGGATTATAATCTCGTTCAAGAATTATTGAGCGGCAAATTAGACTCTTATCGTCGCGAGAAAAGATACCGGCATAAGGACGGCCACTATCTCTGGATTCAACTAGATGTGTCACTAGTCCGCAAAAACGGAGTGCCGAACTATTTCGTAGCTCAAATACAAGAAATTTCGGAACGTAAACAAGCCGAAAAAGCTCTCCGAGAAAGCGAAGAGAGATTTCGCCAATTAGCGGAAACAATCGACGAGATTTTCTGGATGAGGGACGCCGAAACGAATCGTCTCTTATACGTGAGCCCGGCGTATGAAAGAATTTGGGGACGCTCGGTCGAAAGTCTTTTTCAAAATCCCGATTCTTGGCTGGACTCCATCCACTCGGACGATTTACATCTAGTTTTTCCGAATATTAGAAAACAAAACGAACAAGGCGGTATGAACGAAAAATTCAGAATCGTACGCGCGGACGGTTCCGAACGTTGGATACGCGCTCATTCGTTTAAAGTAATCGGCTCCGATGGAAAAGTGGATCGAATCGTAGGCGTCGCCCGGGATGTGACGAAACAGCACGAACTTGAAAAGCAGTTGGCTCATTCGCAAAGAATGGAGTCGATAGGTTCTCTCGCGGGAGGAGTCGCCCATGACTTCAACAATATACTTACGGTTATTATGGGATTTTCTTCCATATTGGAGCAGAATAAATATGATCCGCAAAAAATTATGCAATCCGTTGAGGTAATTCGAAATACAGCCGAACGAGGAGCTTCGTTAGTTAAGCAGCTACTGACATTAGCGAGAAAATCGGAATCGTTCTTTCAACTTATTTCGTTAAACGAAGTAGTTCGGGAGGCGTTAAATATCGCCAAGTCCACTTTTCCGAAATCCATCTTAATCGAAGCCGATTTTCAATCGGATCCGATACGAATCAATGCGGACTATACGCAAATTCATCAAATTTTCATTAACTTAATTCTCAATGCCAAGGATGCCATGCAAAAGGGAGGGAAACTCACGATAGGTATGAAAGAAGTTGATCGAGCTTCTTTTTCATCCGAAGACCCGATAGTATCGCAAAAGAGATTCGCTTTGTTGGAAATCAGCGACACCGGAATCGGAATGAATGAGGAAACGAAACGGAGAATTTTCGATCCTTTTTTCACGACTAAAGCTTTAGGAAAAGGAACTGGACTCGGTCTATCCTTAGTAGAAGGAATAGTTGAAAATCATAAAGGGTTTATAACCGTTGAAAGCGTGCTAGGCCAGGGAACGAAGTTCAGCATATACCTACCAGTCGAAACTCAAAAACCGAAATCTCTTCGTACACTTGACAAAGTCGAAAACGCTCGACACGGAAACGGGGAGTGGATTCTTCTCATAGAGGACGAGGAAATGATACTGGAACCTCTGACAAACTACCTTTCACACTTCGGATACAATCTGCTTTCCGCAAAGGATGGAGAAGAAGCATTGTCGGTCTTTTCAGCAAACAGAGATAAGATACAAGTCGTTTTATGCGATTTAAATCTTCCTAAAGTAAACGGAATCGAGGTTTTGAGAAAACTTAGATCGATGGACTCTTCCAAAACCTTAATCCTAGCAAGCGGATATATTGATCCTCAATTAAGGCCTGAAATCGAAAATATCGGGCTAAAATATACGATTCAAAAACCGTATAAGTTCGAAGAAATTTTGAGAATATTGAGAGAGATTTGA